A window of the Camelus ferus isolate YT-003-E chromosome 22, BCGSAC_Cfer_1.0, whole genome shotgun sequence genome harbors these coding sequences:
- the PFN3 gene encoding profilin-3, giving the protein MGDWKVYISAVLRDQRIDDVAIVGHSDNRCVWASRPGGLLAAISPQEVGVLTGPDRRTFLQAGLSVAGRRCCVIRDHLLAEGDGVLDARTKGLDGRAVCVGHTPRALLVLMGRRGVHGGVLNKTMHELIHGLRMQGS; this is encoded by the coding sequence ATGGGAGACTGGAAAGTCTACATCAGCGCGGTGCTGCGGGACCAGCGCATCGACGACGTGGCTATCGTGGGCCACTCGGACAATCGCTGCGTGTGGGCATCGCGGCCCGGGGGCCTGCTGGCGGCCATCTCACCGCAGGAGGTGGGTGTGCTCACGGGGCCGGATCGGCGCACCTTCCTGCAGGCCGGCCTGAGCGTGGCGGGGCGCCGCTGCTGCGTCATCCGCGACCACCTGCTGGCCGAGGGCGACGGAGTGCTGGACGCGCGCACCAAGGGGCTGGACGGGCGCGCCGTCTGCGTTGGCCACACGCCGCGTGCGCTCCTCGTGCTCATGGGCCGACGGGGCGTTCACGGGGGCGTTCTCAACAAGACGATGCACGAGCTGATCCACGGGTTGCGAATGCAGGGCAGCTAG
- the F12 gene encoding coagulation factor XII isoform X2 — protein MRALLLLGALLVSLESALSAPPWKAPKEHKFRASEHTVVLTVTGEPCHFPFQYHGQLYHKCIHRGRPGPRPWCATTPIFEKDQRWAYCLEPKTVKDHCSKHNPCRKGGTCVNMPNGPSCICPDHSTGKHCQREKCFESQLLRFFQENEIWHRLERAGVAKCQCKGPNAHCKPVASQVCRTNPCLNGGSCLQAEGHRLCRCPAGYAGRLCDVDLKAICYKDRGLDYRGVAQTTLSGAPCQPWASEATFWNVTAEQALNWGLGDHAFCRNPDNDIRPWCFVWRGDQLSWQYCRLAQCQAPSKAEPQITPPTRISSGPQDFPLPSLSALQKAQPTPQTPPQPLTSAWAHPTAWCAPPEQRIPLPSERPAGCGQRLRKRLSSLSRVVGGLVALPGAHPYIAALYWGQNFCAGSLIAPCWVLTAAHCLQNRPAPEELTVVLGQDRHNQSCDQCQTLAVLTYRLHEGFSPITYQHDLGAEEYASFLQEAQVPLISPERCSAPDVHGDAFTPGMLCAGFLEGGTDACQGDSGGPLVCEDQTAEHQLILRGIVSWGSGCGDRQKPGVYTDVANYLAWIQEHTAS, from the exons ttctcactgtcaCCGGGGAGCCCTGCCACTTCCCCTTCCAGTACCACGGGCAGCTGTATCACAAATGCATCCACAGAGGCCGGCCCGGCCCCCGACCCTG GTGTGCTACCACCCCCATCTTCGAGAAGGACCAGCGATGGGCATACTGCCTGGAGCCCAAGACAGTGAAAG ACCACTGCAGCAAACACAACCCCTGCCGGAAGGGAGGGACCTGTGTGAACATGCCAAATGGCCCAAGCTGCATCTGTCCAGATCACTCTACTGGGAAGCACTGCCAGAGAG AGAAGTGCTTCGAGTCCCAGCTTCTCCGGTTCTTCCAGGAGAATGAAATATGGCATAGGCTTGAGCGGGCAGGTGTGGCCAAGTGCCAGTGCAAGGGTCCTAATGCCCACTGCAAACCAGTGGCCAGCCAGG TCTGCCGCACCAACCCGTGTCTCAACGGGGGCAGCTGCCTACAGGCAGAGGGCCACCGCCTGTGCCGTTGCCCCGCGGGCTACGCGGGACGCCTGTGCGACGTGG atcTCAAGGCGATCTGCTACAAAGACCGCGGGCTCGACTACCGCGGCGTGGCCCAGACTACGCTCTCGGGCGCACCCTGTCAGCCGTGGGCCTCGGAGGCCACCTTCTGGAATGTGACTGCAGAGCAAGCGCTGAACTGGGGACTGGGCGACCACGCCTTCTGCCG GAACCCGGACAACGACATTCGCCCATGGTGCTTCGTTTGGAGAGGCGACCAACTGAGCTGGCAATATTGCCGCCTGGCACAGTGTCAGGCCCCAAGCAAGGCGGAGCCCCAAATCACTCCTCCGACCCGGATCTCCTCTGGGCCCCAGGACTTCCCCTTGCCCTCCCTTTCGGCTTTGCAGAAGGCTCAGCCCACACCCCAGACCCCGCCTCAACCCCTAACCTCAG CCTGGGCTCATCCTACGGCCTGGTGCGCGCCGCCGGAGCAGCGGATCCCCCTGCCTAGCGAGCGCCCGGCGGGCTGCGGTCAGCGCCTCCGAAAACGGCTGTCCTCGCTGAGCCGCGTCGTCGGGGGACTGGTGGCCCTCCCTGGGGCCCACCCCTACATCGCCGCGCTGTACTGGGGCCAAAATTTCTGCGCCGGCAGCCTCATCGCCCCCTGTTGGGTGCTGACCGCGGCTCACTGCCTGCAGAACCG ACCCGCTCCCGAGGAGCTGACGGTGGTACTTGGCCAGGACCGCCATAACCAGAGCTGTGATCAGTGCCAGACGCTGGCCGTGCTCACCTACCGCCTGCACGAAGGCTTCTCGCCCATCACCTACCAGCACGACCTGG GGGCGGAGGAGTATGCCAGCTTCCTGCAGGAGGCTCAGGTTCCGCTCATCAGTCCCGAGCGCTGCTCCGCCCCCGACGTGCACGGAGACGCCTTCACTCCTGGCATGCTCTGCGCTGGCTTCCTCGAGGGCGGCACCGACGCGTGCCAG GGTGACTCCGGGGGCCCGCTGGTGTGTGAGGACCAGACGGCAGAGCATCAGCTCATCCTGCGAGGCATCGTCAGCTGGGGCTCAGGCTGTGGCGACCGCCAGAAGCCGGGTGTGTACACCGACGTAGCCAACTACCTGGCCTGGATTCAGGAGCACACTGCTTCCTGA
- the F12 gene encoding coagulation factor XII isoform X1, whose translation MRALLLLGALLVSLESALSAPPWKAPKEHKFRASEHTVVLTVTGEPCHFPFQYHGQLYHKCIHRGRPGPRPWCATTPIFEKDQRWAYCLEPKTVKDHCSKHNPCRKGGTCVNMPNGPSCICPDHSTGKHCQREKCFESQLLRFFQENEIWHRLERAGVAKCQCKGPNAHCKPVASQVCRTNPCLNGGSCLQAEGHRLCRCPAGYAGRLCDVDLKAICYKDRGLDYRGVAQTTLSGAPCQPWASEATFWNVTAEQALNWGLGDHAFCRNPDNDIRPWCFVWRGDQLSWQYCRLAQCQAPSKAEPQITPPTRISSGPQDFPLPSLSALQKAQPTPQTPPQPLTSAWAHPTAWCAPPEQRIPLPSERPAGCGQRLRKRLSSLSRVVGGLVALPGAHPYIAALYWGQNFCAGSLIAPCWVLTAAHCLQNRPAPEELTVVLGQDRHNQSCDQCQTLAVLTYRLHEGFSPITYQHDLALVRLQESADGCCAHSSPFVQPVCLPSSAARSAEPEAALCEVAGWGHQFEGAEEYASFLQEAQVPLISPERCSAPDVHGDAFTPGMLCAGFLEGGTDACQGDSGGPLVCEDQTAEHQLILRGIVSWGSGCGDRQKPGVYTDVANYLAWIQEHTAS comes from the exons ttctcactgtcaCCGGGGAGCCCTGCCACTTCCCCTTCCAGTACCACGGGCAGCTGTATCACAAATGCATCCACAGAGGCCGGCCCGGCCCCCGACCCTG GTGTGCTACCACCCCCATCTTCGAGAAGGACCAGCGATGGGCATACTGCCTGGAGCCCAAGACAGTGAAAG ACCACTGCAGCAAACACAACCCCTGCCGGAAGGGAGGGACCTGTGTGAACATGCCAAATGGCCCAAGCTGCATCTGTCCAGATCACTCTACTGGGAAGCACTGCCAGAGAG AGAAGTGCTTCGAGTCCCAGCTTCTCCGGTTCTTCCAGGAGAATGAAATATGGCATAGGCTTGAGCGGGCAGGTGTGGCCAAGTGCCAGTGCAAGGGTCCTAATGCCCACTGCAAACCAGTGGCCAGCCAGG TCTGCCGCACCAACCCGTGTCTCAACGGGGGCAGCTGCCTACAGGCAGAGGGCCACCGCCTGTGCCGTTGCCCCGCGGGCTACGCGGGACGCCTGTGCGACGTGG atcTCAAGGCGATCTGCTACAAAGACCGCGGGCTCGACTACCGCGGCGTGGCCCAGACTACGCTCTCGGGCGCACCCTGTCAGCCGTGGGCCTCGGAGGCCACCTTCTGGAATGTGACTGCAGAGCAAGCGCTGAACTGGGGACTGGGCGACCACGCCTTCTGCCG GAACCCGGACAACGACATTCGCCCATGGTGCTTCGTTTGGAGAGGCGACCAACTGAGCTGGCAATATTGCCGCCTGGCACAGTGTCAGGCCCCAAGCAAGGCGGAGCCCCAAATCACTCCTCCGACCCGGATCTCCTCTGGGCCCCAGGACTTCCCCTTGCCCTCCCTTTCGGCTTTGCAGAAGGCTCAGCCCACACCCCAGACCCCGCCTCAACCCCTAACCTCAG CCTGGGCTCATCCTACGGCCTGGTGCGCGCCGCCGGAGCAGCGGATCCCCCTGCCTAGCGAGCGCCCGGCGGGCTGCGGTCAGCGCCTCCGAAAACGGCTGTCCTCGCTGAGCCGCGTCGTCGGGGGACTGGTGGCCCTCCCTGGGGCCCACCCCTACATCGCCGCGCTGTACTGGGGCCAAAATTTCTGCGCCGGCAGCCTCATCGCCCCCTGTTGGGTGCTGACCGCGGCTCACTGCCTGCAGAACCG ACCCGCTCCCGAGGAGCTGACGGTGGTACTTGGCCAGGACCGCCATAACCAGAGCTGTGATCAGTGCCAGACGCTGGCCGTGCTCACCTACCGCCTGCACGAAGGCTTCTCGCCCATCACCTACCAGCACGACCTGG CCCTGGTGCGACTGCAGGAGAGCGCGGACGGCTGCTGCGCGCACTCGTCGCCTTTTGTTCAGCCGGTGTGCCTGCCGAGTAGCGCCGCCCGCTCCGCCGAACCCGAAGCCGCACTCTGCGAGGTGGCCGGCTGGGGCCACCAGTTCGAGG GGGCGGAGGAGTATGCCAGCTTCCTGCAGGAGGCTCAGGTTCCGCTCATCAGTCCCGAGCGCTGCTCCGCCCCCGACGTGCACGGAGACGCCTTCACTCCTGGCATGCTCTGCGCTGGCTTCCTCGAGGGCGGCACCGACGCGTGCCAG GGTGACTCCGGGGGCCCGCTGGTGTGTGAGGACCAGACGGCAGAGCATCAGCTCATCCTGCGAGGCATCGTCAGCTGGGGCTCAGGCTGTGGCGACCGCCAGAAGCCGGGTGTGTACACCGACGTAGCCAACTACCTGGCCTGGATTCAGGAGCACACTGCTTCCTGA